Proteins from one Impatiens glandulifera chromosome 2, dImpGla2.1, whole genome shotgun sequence genomic window:
- the LOC124927582 gene encoding palmitoyl-protein thioesterase 1-like: MALFSRFSITINGFIFFLFMILLKFAAISSSIPFVVLHGIGSSCSNHDTQNLTQELIIHSRSPGHCIEVGDGIWSSWFTPMHKQVEIVCEKVKNIKELENGYNLVALSQGNLIARGIIQLCDGGPPVKNYVSLAGPHAGIVAPPLCGSNSLCSFEDTLIRFDVYSEFVQAHLAPSGYMKLPNNMMGYLSGCKFLPMLNNEISNQRNSTYKIRFSSLQNLVLIMFENDEVLVPKETSWFGFYPDGQYQPVLQPEKTKLYEEDWIGLKMLAESGRVQYIMVGGSHIDLSHNDMIRYVVPYLKTRELI; this comes from the exons ATGGCTCTCTTTTCAAGATTTAGCATCACCATTAATggtttcatcttcttcttgttcATGATCTTGCTGAAATTTGCTGCTATTTCATCTTCTATCCCCTTCGTTGTATTACACG GAATTGGAAGCTCGTGTTCCAACCATGATACACAGAATTTAACTCAGGAATTGATCATACACTCTAGATCCCCGGGACATTGCAT AGAAGTTGGGGATGGAATATGGAGTTCCTGGTTTACGCCTATGCATAAACAA GTTGAAATTGTTTGtgagaaagtgaaaaacatTAAAGAACTCGAAAATGGTTACAACTTGGTTGCCCTTTCACAG GGGAATTTAATTGCTCGTGGCATTATACAACTTTGTGACGGAGGACCTCCG GTGAAAAACTATGTGTCATTGGCGGGTCCTCATGCTGGAATCGTCGCTCCTCCTCTTTGTGGC TCAAATTCATTGTGCAGTTTTGAAGATACACTGATTAGATTCGATGTATACAGCGAATTTGTGCAA GCTCATTTGGCCCCTAGTGGTTACATGAAGTTACCAAAT AATATGATGGGCTATTTAAGTGGATGTAAGTTTCTCCCCATGCTTAATAACGAAATCTCGAATCAAAGAAACTCGACTTACAAGATTCGGTTCAGTAGCTTGCAAAACCTAGTACTTATAATG TTTGAGAATGACGAAGTTCTAGTACCTAAGGAGACTTCATGGTTTGGTTTTTATCCAGACGGACAATATCAACCCGTTTTACAACCTGAGAag ACAAAGCTATATGAAgaggattggattggattgaagATGCTTGCAGAAAGTGGAAGAGTCCAGTATATAATGGTGGGTGGATCTCATATTGATCTATCTCATAATGATATGATTCGTTATGTTGTGCCTTATTTGAAAACCagagaattaatataa